TCTGACGACTGCCTTCGGCGTTGCTTATGGAATTGACAGCATTTGCATTTGTCCATATTAGGGACGAAATGATCTATTTTATCAGGCAAGGCCTCTACAAGTTGTGTCAGTCTTCTACTTTCAAACAAGACAAGCTCCGTTGGTGGTATAGCGTGCAAAGCCTCCCGGACTCCGATTTTTCGTGGCAAGAACATTTCCCTTCTATGTTGAATGACTTGAGACCGTCTTCCACAAACATATTGCAGTAAATCATCTGAAATCTTTTTATATTGAGAATCGGGTGATAGCAAAGCATTCTGAACAGTATTTCTCACTTCTACAGGTAAACCATCCAAAGCACTTTGTAgtattttcttttgtttcaagAGTCCATGGGTTATAGCTGCAAGAGTTTGATCAAACCTCTGCAGCATGTCAAATGACTTGCATCTGGGAGTCAAACTTTCAAGCTCATGGTTCACAAGCAATGCACAGAAAGGTGCTGTGGACTCAAACTGTCTCTTTGTGTCTGCATATCTGACGGTTTTCCATCGCGGGCCTAGTTTCTGTACCTCTTTGCCCTGTTGAGCCACGTCTGGGTCTGGACTGAGGATCTTAGGTTCGGACACAACAACATTAATGGGCCAGTCAAAAATTAATTCATGTGCGGGTTCCCTCGCTGGAGCATCTTCCTGATTATTGGGGACTTCATTTACATTAACAGCATTGTTTTCTGTTGTTGAATCAGCCATGATCTGGAAAAAAAAgaatattatgttttactatGGTTTCCATTATTCGTTTAGTAATAATTCTTTGTGAAATCTATATTTTTTGTGTCAACTGAGCTTTCCGagttcaatacaaaagttaTATACGAACATCGGCAATTTTATACTGTGCTAGACATGAGTAGGTATAAAAGTACCAAATATTTTAACAGTTTTGGGTTTTGGCAATATTGTACTGTTCTAAGCATCGAAACAAACCTTAGACGTTACAATTCTTACAACAATGTTGTCCTTGATTATCAAATCATTCTAGCGTGTTCGGTGAAAACGTTTTATCTAATTTAATATCAAGAATTCAAGATAAATCATAAACAATTTACTTACCAATATTCGTTATGTTTTACTTATCAAGGAAAAAATTCTAATTAATAAATCATCATAACATTTTTGACCACTTcacaaatgattgaatgaaATTGAACGAAACTTACGGACCGAAACGAACATGAACTATGAatgaaatgaacgaatgaaatAAACTTCCTGGAACTTCACACAGGAAGTGACCGATGCCATAGCTAAAATAATAGAATAGaccattttttatttacaatgcTGCCAACGTCctaaaaataactttttctcaaaaatggacggcaaagtcgactttgccgtctaaaaaatagatcgcgaagcgcgtagtttatggtcaatcaaaaattaaaaagttaaaaacattgcagtctcgattttgggactgcaatgttgc
This window of the Cydia fagiglandana chromosome 15, ilCydFagi1.1, whole genome shotgun sequence genome carries:
- the LOC134671380 gene encoding uncharacterized protein LOC134671380: MADSTTENNAVNVNEVPNNQEDAPAREPAHELIFDWPINVVVSEPKILSPDPDVAQQGKEVQKLGPRWKTVRYADTKRQFESTAPFCALLVNHELESLTPRCKSFDMLQRFDQTLAAITHGLLKQKKILQSALDGLPVEVRNTVQNALLSPDSQYKKISDDLLQYVCGRRSQVIQHRREMFLPRKIGVREALHAIPPTELVLFESRRLTQLVEALPDKIDHFVPNMDKCKCCQFHKQRRRQSSEEPQEDEPVVPDRKRHRKQRRRRNSSDDQSSEDEPRSRGRKRQRDQRKRRHTSETRNSDDSRPRRRRR